Proteins encoded within one genomic window of Drosophila gunungcola strain Sukarami chromosome 2R unlocalized genomic scaffold, Dgunungcola_SK_2 000079F, whole genome shotgun sequence:
- the LOC128256960 gene encoding E3 ubiquitin-protein ligase goliath has product MYLREMLLLACLVLLFGGLPQFTSPTTTTTLVAAMSIANQDLERFFRPGNGTHTFSGMEDRIAVDVYNYAFLNWSYLDGSTLCNMDFAQEQARYGEGKVLNVTGRLVHISATENVSDDYACTPYIRGTLGTPTPDKGVTWIALVRRGRCTFEEKVKHVYQQNAAGVIIYNDKQVMQLEKMQIKGKTRSIAAVITYQNIGQDLVDSVDRGNNVTISIIEGRRGVRTVSSLNRTSVLFVSISFIVLMIISLVWLIFYYIQRFRYMQAKDQQSRNLCSVTKKAIMKIPTKTGKISDEKDLDSDCCAICIEAYKPTDTIRILPCKHEFHKNCIDPWLIEHRTCPMCKLDVLKFYGYVFLGSEESILEYQPDPPQGLTSVEAGNVSAEPVTETAQTRPSALAELIRSRDFVIDFPRVFVLDSGSVVGAREMLFPTRLPERSQSSLSLRQARDWMSLMSNKLEEQQGLRRMRKDEMQQQLLSARESARHCRSRSADGRYSTGCFGGRQRQPSVQASGQVQHHFPFDVAQLRRTSSSQALQQLTDAAYAQSRQRQREAFDFARTRRRFIRRESEEISLRSLPRRGVVHRERDREADASGPCDQITIQVNGQGVDLNE; this is encoded by the exons ATGTATTTACGGGAAATGCTCTTACTGGCCTGTCTGGTGCTACTGTTCGGGGGACTCCCACAATTCACTTCCCCTACAACGACCACCACCCTAGTGGCCGCCATGTCCATCGCCAATCAGGACTTGGAGCGCTTCTTTAGACCAGGAAACGGCACGCACACTTTCTCCGGAATGGAGGACCGAATTGCAGTGGACGTCTATAACTACGCCTTCCTCAACTGGTCGTACTTAGATGGTAGTACACTGTGCAACATGGACTTTGCTCAGGAGCAGGCTCGCTACGGTGAGGGCAAGGTGTTGAACGTCACGGGGCGTCTGGTCCACATCAGCGCCACGGAAAACGTCAGTGACGACTACGCCTGCACACCATACATCCGCGGAACTTTGGGAACCCCAACGCCAGACAAGGGTGTGACCTGGATAGCCTTGGTCCGCCGTGGACGCTGCACCTTTGAGGAAAAAGTTAAGCATGTTTACCAGCAGAACGCCGCCGGTGTCATTATCTACAATGACAAGCAGGTGATGCAGCTGGAGAAGATGCAGATTAAGGGCAAGACAA GAAGCATCGCCGCAGTGATAACTTATCAGAACATTGGACAGGACCTAGTGGACAGTGTGGACAGGGGCAACAATGTCACCATCTCTATTATCGAGGGACGACGAGGAGTACGCACCGTCAGCAGCTTAAACCG aacGTCAGTGCTGTTCGTCTCCATATCATTCATCGTTTTGATGATTATTTCCCTGGTTTGGCTTATCTTCTACTACATTCAGAGGTTCCGGTACATGCAGGCAAAGGATCAACAATCT CGCAATCTGTGCTCGGTTACCAAAAAGGCCATCATGAAGATCCCAACGAAGACGGGGAAAATCAGCGACGAGAAGGATTTGGATAGCGACTGCTGCGCAATTTGCATCGAGGCCTATAAACCCACAGATACCATTCGGATATTGCCGTGCAA GCAcgaatttcataaaaactgcATCGATCCATGGCTCATCGAGCACCGAACCTGCCCCATGTGCAAGCTCGACGTGCTCAAGTTTTACGGATATGTG TTTCTAGGCAGTGAGGAAAGTATTTTGGAGTACCAGCCAGATCCCCCGCAGGGTCTGACAAGTGTGGAAGCAGGAAACGTCTCTGCTGAGCCTGTAACTGAAACGGCTCAAACAAGACCTAGCGCCTTGGCGGAACTTATTCGAAGCCGCGACTTTGTAATCGATTTTCCGCGAGTATTTGTCCTCGACAGCGGCAGTGTTGTTGGAGCCCGCGAAATGCTGTTTCCAACCCGACTACCCGAACGCTCGCAGAGCTCCCTATCGCTGAGACAAGCCCGTGATTGGATGAGCCTAATGAGCAACAAGCTCGAGGAACAGCAGGGTTTGCGCCGAATGCGCAAAGATGAAATGCAGCAG cAACTTCTTAGTGCGCGGGAGTCGGCCCGCCACTGCCGGTCGCGATCTGCGGATGGGCGCTACTCAACTGGATGCTTTGGTGGTCGCCAGCGCCAGCCCTCTGTGCAGGCATCTGGCCAAGTGCAGCACCACTTTCCCTTCGATGTCGCCCAGCTTCGGCGCACCAGCTCCTCGCAGGCCTTGCAGCAGTTGACGGACGCCGCCTACGCCCAGTCGCGTCAGAGGCAGCGGGAAGCCTTTGACTTCGCTAGAACGCGGCGTCGCTTCATAAGACGTGAGAGCGAGGAGATATCCTTGCGCTCGCTACCCAGGCGAGGAGTAGTACATCGGGAGAGGGATAGGGAGGCCGATGCAAGTGGACCCTGTGACCAAATAACCATTCAAGTGAATGGTCAAGGTGTCGATCTCAATGAGTGA